The following nucleotide sequence is from Xanthomonas hortorum pv. pelargonii.
ACGCTCGGCGATGCCTTGACGAAGGGGCGCAAGAAAGGCCTCAGCGTCGTCACGGGCTACCAGTCCTATACGCAGCTGGTCCGGATCTACGGCGACGAGCTGGCCGAGACCCTGCTTAGCAACCACCGCACCACCGTGGCGATGGCTGTCGGACGCATGGGCGAAAAGACCGCAGACCGGCTATCCAAGGCGCTCGGCGAGCACGAAGTCATGCGGCGCAAGCAGGCACCAGCCGGCGCTGGGGACAGATGGGCACGCGCAGCGAGAATGAGGAGGTCAAGACCGAGCGGGTCGTATCGGTCGCCGAGATCATGGCCTTGCCCAACCTCGAGGGCTTTCTTGCCTTTCCAGGCAATCTGCCGGTGGCCAAGTACAAGACGGAGCCGGTCACCTACACACGCGCCGAACCCGTGCCGGGGATCCTGCGCACTGACCGGGTGTTCTCATGATCGATATCACCGTCATCACGCGCCAGTCGGTCGGCAAAGTCGTGTCCTACTATGCCGACGGCGCCGATGACTACTACGCCAAGGACGGCACGGCGATGCAATGGCAGGGCGAGGGAGCGGCCGCCCTCGGGCTGGAGGGTGAAGTCGACCGCAAACGGTTCGGCGAGCTCCTGGATGGCCGCATCGATGAGCACACTCGCACGCGTCGCATTCCCCGACCGCCGAAGCTGCCCGCAAGGAGCGACTGGCCTACGACCTGACGTTCAGCGCCCCAAAGGGTGTATCCCTGCAGGCTTTGGTCCACG
It contains:
- a CDS encoding relaxase domain-containing protein, with translation MIDITVITRQSVGKVVSYYADGADDYYAKDGTAMQWQGEGAAALGLEGEVDRKRFGELLDGRIDEHTRTRRIPRPPKLPARSDWPTT